One segment of Anaerolineae bacterium DNA contains the following:
- a CDS encoding SDR family oxidoreductase, giving the protein GAKRVGKHIALYLAGKGAHIAFSYNQAHEWEETKAEIESHGVRSLAMQVNVTRSDQVRAFVDATIERFGRIDVLINNASVWLRAPFLQIREEDWDLAMDVNLKGPFICSQLVAPHMLKQGRGVIINITDLSAFQTWPEYAHHAASKAGLWSLTKSMAVELAPAVRVNAIAPGTILLPDNAPPEKRRWAEEKSLLKTVGSPLDVARLIEFLIECDFATGSVYFVDGGRSLT; this is encoded by the coding sequence GCGGCGCCAAGCGGGTCGGGAAGCATATCGCGCTGTACTTGGCCGGCAAAGGCGCTCATATCGCCTTCAGCTACAACCAGGCGCACGAGTGGGAGGAGACCAAGGCGGAGATCGAGTCACACGGGGTGCGGTCCCTGGCCATGCAGGTGAACGTGACCCGGTCCGACCAGGTGCGGGCCTTTGTGGACGCGACCATCGAGCGCTTCGGACGCATTGACGTGCTGATCAACAACGCCTCGGTCTGGCTGAGGGCGCCGTTCCTGCAGATTCGCGAGGAGGATTGGGACCTGGCCATGGACGTGAACCTGAAGGGGCCCTTCATCTGCTCGCAGTTGGTGGCGCCGCATATGCTCAAGCAAGGCAGAGGTGTGATCATCAACATCACGGACCTGTCGGCCTTTCAGACGTGGCCGGAGTATGCCCATCATGCGGCCAGCAAGGCCGGCCTGTGGTCCCTGACGAAGTCCATGGCGGTGGAATTAGCGCCGGCGGTGCGGGTCAATGCCATCGCCCCCGGCACCATCCTCCTGCCGGATAATGCGCCGCCGGAGAAGCGCCGCTGGGCGGAGGAGAAGTCCCTGCTCAAGACGGTAGGCTCGCCCCTGGATGTCGCCCGGCTGATCGAGTTCCTGATCGAGTGCGATTTCGCCACGG